TCACTCATTGAGCTTGTAGATCTTCTCAGAGAAAAAGACCTCATCCAACAGTTTGTGGATGTTGCGTCTCTCTGCTGCTAGCAGCACGCCATCATTTGCCAAAATCCCGAGACATGTTCCGGCATGGCCAATTGCTTCCATTGCGTATTCCACCTGATACAGGCGGCCTAGAAAGTGCaaagatttaataaataaatgtcgtACAGACTCACAGCTAATACAGAATGCAACAGAGATAACAAAGTTTGACCTCAATAACATCTATCCAACAATAATAGACATGCTATCCATCACGATGTACCAACTATGAACTATTAACATACACAAAGAAATTACACTTGCCTTCAGGAGAAAATATGGTTGTCCGGGAATCATATCTGCGAGACTTAACATCAAGCAGGAACCAAAATTAGTagacaaacatacaaaaaaaacaattgatgaaTACATATTGATGTTACCTACCATTTTCTTCGTCAGCAAGTAACTTGCCCTACCCTGTAGATGACATTTGAAATGTTAGGAGAGTTTAGAGTCAAAAGAAACATATTTACATGCATAGCTTGAGCATTATAATACCTCACCCGTGGGTCAGATCCCTGATACATTTATTACATACCGAATGTAAATTACTTCAGTGATTGTACCTTTTAACACGCATTTATAAGGAGCAATGATAAACTAGTGTGTCTCGGTGAGACAGCTAGCTAACTCAACAGAATGAATCTGCAATATCAAAGCTACGCTAACTAGCATGCTGGTTCATAATAAAAGAGGACGAACAAGACAGTCAAACTGTTCAGACTCTAAACACGTAGTCAAAAACAACGCTGATAACGATACGGACAACACACGTTATTAGTACCTTCAATGAAAAAACGTAACTTGGAGTCCAACGAAGATAATTCTTGTACTTTCTGTTTAACGCTTCCTCGAGTCGCTCACTGGTGCGAGAGTTGCCGCTACTGTGAAACAGTAGCACAACAGCGTCACCTAACGGTGGGAggaaaaatacgtttttttttgtacagtggtTTCTTCGGTTACGACGAAGTCCCGCATCTACGGCACTGACGAATTTCAACGGAATTCGGAACGTGCCGCAGTAGTGAAGTCATAACTGTATATAAAAATCACTTATTGGCTATAAATAAAGTATATacataaaacctttttttttgacgACTACTTCGGGGTGCCGTTCGTAACCTTGAAACCGCATATATCTGGGACTTCGAGGACCTCCTactgcaggaaaaaaataataaaacataatcaGTGACTTCTTTGCAATCAAGGTATGGTTTTAGAAAAGCTTTATGATCTATAAATGTTTAACTTTCAAACCAACCTACACCGAAATTCATGTTACAAAATTACATTGAGCATGTCCCCTcctacaaaaaacaataaataaagtcaataaaataataaaaaataaaatccatccTTACCATATTGACGTATTTTTGTAATGATCAAGATAGCTATTAGACttataattgattattttctacAGTATTGAACTGTATAATCTGTACTATGAGATCGCCATCTTGTTCAGTATTGtatttgttaaattaaaaaaaaatctgatctgtTGAAGCGGCCACATaattaacatatttatttatttacacataagggactgctttttatatagcactttacctacaccatatggtgcctaAAACGTTTTCagaatgcctcacattcacccttTGGCCTATTGGCCAccataaaatattgtataaataaAGCAAATTTATTGAATTCTTGTCTTCGTTGAATCAGAAGTTCGACGTGCAATTTTTCCACCTTCTGATCATAAAACGAACGAAGGACGTTTGAATCACTCTAGATGGCGCTATGGTGTTTACCGACGCACCAGTTGAgagtgaagaaaaataaatacgtgTGCCCTGATTGGTTATTACATCAGCACGCTGTTTAGAATGGAACCTGGAAGTTGAGACAAGATCGGAGGTCGCCGGGCCAACTCTCTGGCAAGCTTTTATCTATTCATCTGTTCCATGACGTAACTCACATTAGCGCATTTTAATCGGACATTGACGTGGTGTTCCAAGTCGTTCAGGACATGGATTTAATGTAAACAATGCTGTTCGAAGGGGTGAGTGTCTTTTAAACGGTATTTCTGACGGCTATGCTAACACCATTGATATGCTGCATAGTAGTAgtattttgaattgtatttccAACTTTATAATATATTTGGCCCTGTTCGGGCGTCCCACTAGGTACACAGTGTTGTTATTACCGTTTCTGCCTTAAGGGCTAACAGCAAAGCTACTGATTAACCACATTATCGTGAataaacactgtaaaaaaaacaaacatgctttGCTTACTTAGTCAGGCCgtattaataatatttcttAATTTATAGTAAGCTTATGGAAATATAACATGCCCGTTGAATTTTCTCACTGCTATAAACGGAGCAATTTCCACACCACCCAACATTTGAGCATAAAATCCGCACTACACTACCTAATTATCATATATAACATAAATATTCTTGTCTTCATTAGGACTATCGCATCTGACTGGATGAGAAACCCCGGACTGGTCGCCACTATACCGTGAGAGATCATCAGATGCTCTACCTGCGCTTCCACTAGATGTCAGACATGAGTCATTCCAATGATGATACTCCTGCAGCCGGCagcatgcagcaaaagaggAACATCCAGATCATCGAGTGGGAGGACTTGGACAAAAAGAAGTTCTACTCTTTTGGTGTGTTCATCACCTTGAGCATCAGGGCCACGGTCTACCCGGCAACCCTCATCCGGACTCGGCTGCAGGTGCAGCGCGGCAAATCGCTTTATAGCGGCACCTTTGATGCCTTTGTCAAGATCCTGCGGGTGGAGGGTGTTCGGGGCCTGTACCGTGGCTTCATGGTGAACACTTTCACCCTCATCTCTGGCCAGGCGTACATAACCACCTACGAGCTGGTGAGGAAGTATGTCTCCAAGTATAGCGACGACAACACGGTCAAGTCGGTGGTGGCGGGCGGCCTGGCGTCTATGGTGGCTCAGAGCATCACTGTCCCCATAGATGTGGTGTCACAGCAGCTGATGATGCAGGGCCAAGGGGAGCACCTCAGCCGCTTTCGCTCTAACGCTAACTCGGTAACTGGCAAGCCCAAACGAGTGTTTGGCCAAACCAGGAGCATAGTGGGCCAAATATTTGCTGCTGATGGTTTGCCTGGTTTCTACAGGGGAGCCCTTGCTTCGTTACTCACTTACATCCCAAACAGTGCCGTCTGGTGGCCCTTTTATCACTTTTATGCAGGTAAGTCTGAATTCACATGCGGACAGACAGATTAGAATACTCACATAAAGTTTGGAACTTAGTGCTGCACTAAATTGAGTGATCTTCCACCAATACAGAGCAGCTGTCAAATCTGGCCCCCTCCAACTGCCCTCATCTGGTCCTTCAGGCCATGGCCGGCCCGCTTGCTGCGGCCACCGCCTCCACTGTCACCAACCCCATGGATGTCATCAGAGCCAGAGTGCAGGTTGGTTCCCACGTCAATTACATAGATAACACATAGCTGCATGTGTCTGAAAGGatcatttcatattttgtatatttgtgattttttaaaattgagccAAGAGCGTTTTGTGCTCTTTTCAGGTTGAAGGTCGCAATTCAATCACGGAGACCTTCAGGCAGCTGATCAAAGAGGAAGGCTTCTGGGGAATGACCAAAGGGTTGTCGGCCCGCATCatctcatccacccccaccGCCATTGTCATGGTGGTGGGCTATGAGAGCCTGAAAAAACTGAGTTTGCGGCCAGAGCTGGTGGACTCCAGACACTGGTAGAAACCAACTTTCATGTGGACCCTGTCAGCACCGAGACAGTCCGTTCGGATCCAACAGGGACATTTACTGATTCAGAAGGACTGTATACATAACTACTGATTTTTTTATGGGACATTCACTCCTATGCTGGTGAAGAGGAAAGAAGATCAAGATgggacacaaaaacaagaatacctcatttcatttaatttttttaagcaaagcaAGAAATGATTGCAGCTTGATTTTATTTCCTGCTTCTGAACATGAACTGCAATTATGCAGTTGTGGGGAGACTTGTTGTCCTCTACTGTAAACAACAAACATAAGGGACCCACATCTGAACTTGATTTTTGTCAGCTTTTATTCATCCTccttgtgtggtgcattaataCAATTCTGTATTTGTGTTGATAATATGACTgataaaatggcaaattccatgcaactcacaaatataatatatgCCATTTATATTTTATCGTTTTAAGCACAAAATAAGTGGTGCATTTACTGTTGATGTCTTAAAAGAATTTGTTGTgcataatttatttgtattgtatttttgtgttgctGTTGAAAATGGGCAGTTAACAACTCACAATCtgtcatttagattttttttgactGCGCAGTtgtctaaaatgtttttgggacagTGGCAATTTTAACAAACTACTGTATGTAGTCATGTTGCACTGTGCAAATATGTGAATTAAGCAAGTTGTCAAGATTTTAGTAGgatttcgttaatgaaaatcatgcttaaaaaagaaatgttagGACATTTTgggattattcaaaattatatttgaataatacatctattgaaaataaatcatagcttgtgtatataaaaatgtttgaaGGTTCTCTGAAGTATGATATCATATCATTTTGCTTTTGGGTGTCAGTACATGCATCATTTCCTGTCACATTGTCAAAGGCACTCTTTGTTAAAAATTGGGTCAGTTCTCATTGAGTTACCAAATGTCCAATATAAACAATCAATTTAATGTAAACTATTTTAATTGTTCGGGTAGGAAaacattttggttaaaaaaaggggggaggggtggggtgaTAGGAGTCATGTTGATAGTAACATTAGTTGGTATGTACCACAACCCAATGTAAGGTTATGACAAAGTTCCCCATAAATTAACATAGGCAATAACCAAAGGCGGTCTTTCTCATGTTTCTGTAATGTCAATACAATGATATATACATTATGCCATGATGACAAAGATGTCAAATTGTAATCTGTTGCTCTTGcaaacaaatgttatttttgcttaaaatttGACTACTAGCCTCAGCCAGTTCAAATTTGTGTGTAAAAGGTCAATTCAGTTCCTCATTCCTGATCAATATGTTCGTAAACTAACTATAAATAGACAGTGTGTACCTAGAAGGTGGACGACTGGTGGtctaattttgttaaaaaaggaagacaatgcaaaaaaaatctttgaccATAATATGTTCcagtagtctaaacacggtattctgatttatattgtttttgtagaatatgagttaagcaagcaaaatccacctatttttatccatctcagagggcggccattttgtcacttgctgttgactgaagatgacatcactgttgctcaggtaatgaccgcctgttttttttaagctgagccgtgattggttgttacctgagtcctgagcatctatgatgtcatttttagttgacagcaagtgacaaaatggccgcctctttAGATGGGTAAAAGTGGgtaaattttgctgcttaatttctATTCCACAAGcgcaatattaatccgaatgccgtgtttagacttgtgggggcaaatagaacatattattgcaaagaaaattttgaggttgacttcccttaaAAGCGGTATATGTCTATATTATAGGAATACACATTTGAATTGAATGTTTGTTGTCCTGTGGAGGAAGTAGATTTTAGTTGTGTCTTTAACTGTAAAGGTTTGGGAAACCATGATTGATAGGTGTTCAGTGGTTTAGTCGCCTTTCAGTCTAGTTTGGGTTTTCAACTCGTCAAATTTCTGATTTGTGTGAAACATTTGGTATTGGAGCTCATTGGAATGTACCTTTTATGAAAGGGCTGTAAATATCATATATACCAAGCTTGCTTCCCAATGAGCGCAAGAGTATAAAGGGTAAGCTAGTGACAGGAAAATGCTTTATGAACCATTAgctttttcttcgttttttactcttctagatggtgctctttgtttaaagatgcagtggaatgggctctttgcacaaatccactacttgcTCAACTCAATACCAcgccttcatttcctgtctttcatgattgggcAAGCTGATTAATCCAGATGCGCCTGACCTCAGTAAacacgacgacaatggccagacacacctggattaatcaataTGTCCACTGTAGCCTCTTTCACCACTCATGAAAGAGAGGAAACAAAGGAGTGGGATTCAATTCAGCTCTAGCGCCTTTAACTTTAAACGAAGAGCACCATCtcgaggagtaaaaaaaaaatatatatcacaagaggttcatgaagcttcattttcctgccaataatgtatttttttttatcctgataATTGAATAAACACATCGGAATGTTTATGCTGGCGGTAACTTTGGTCAGTGCTGATCAACAAACGACGATAAACCGGCCGCCATGCCTTCGAAGCGATGACTAGGACTGTTGTTTCATCCGCACATGATCTATCTAAAATGTGACCAAGCCACGGCTTGTGACTTTAAAAACACTCAAGTTGGGGTAACTAGTGAAGATCCCACTTCTGTTCATTGGTGTTTGTATTTTGACGGACCAACAAACCCTctctacttttttattttttacaaactgtccgtgacacaaaaaaatatataaaaaatctcTCCGTTTCTCCTCAATGCCCTCCAAACCGCAAGCCGTCCGTGCGTCTCATAGAGGTGACCTTCATGACACCAAAGCTCATAACTCATTATGTCGTTAATAAGATGCAAGTCCACACCGAGGTCGTGCTTCCGGACAAGTGTCGGAACACAAAAGCAATGTTCACTATCCTGCCTATTGATGCCTGTCTTAACTCCGTAAATGATTTTGCTGCTAGAGGAGAGCGACACAGGAGGACATCTTTCAGCTGACACTTCCTGCTGGGAAGACGGAGTGCTCGCCGCTCGACCACACGCGTTATTTATCAAAGCTTGTCAGGGGGAGCACTTTGTCGAAAAAGATGGATGTGGACGGAACACGCGTGACGTGGCCGCAGCCTAGGAGTGAAGTGATGGGGTAGAAAATATGACATCTCTTTGGAGATCGTGCTATTCATACAAATTGCCAACTACATTTGGGAGAGACGTTCAAGCTGAAACCTTACTTACgtggacaaaaaaagaaaagaaaagatacttttaattaaaagtgaagtatgtgtgtgggtgtgtgataCAAGCGAGGTGGAGGGGGTTTGGCTCTC
This portion of the Vanacampus margaritifer isolate UIUO_Vmar chromosome 4, RoL_Vmar_1.0, whole genome shotgun sequence genome encodes:
- the LOC144051113 gene encoding solute carrier family 25 member 44-like, yielding MSDMSHSNDDTPAAGSMQQKRNIQIIEWEDLDKKKFYSFGVFITLSIRATVYPATLIRTRLQVQRGKSLYSGTFDAFVKILRVEGVRGLYRGFMVNTFTLISGQAYITTYELVRKYVSKYSDDNTVKSVVAGGLASMVAQSITVPIDVVSQQLMMQGQGEHLSRFRSNANSVTGKPKRVFGQTRSIVGQIFAADGLPGFYRGALASLLTYIPNSAVWWPFYHFYAEQLSNLAPSNCPHLVLQAMAGPLAAATASTVTNPMDVIRARVQVEGRNSITETFRQLIKEEGFWGMTKGLSARIISSTPTAIVMVVGYESLKKLSLRPELVDSRHW